The genomic region TTTAGAGTTGCACATTCAACCTGATACCATATCAGGTTAGTTTTAAGAGGCTTTACAATTCATATCTAGCTCAGTCAAAAGACAAACTTTCGCATAAACGAATGGTTATCAATTTGTTTATATACCTCGAGAAGTGCCACCTTCTGCTCAAGCTCTGCAGCTTTTGTTGTCCTCTCATCTGCAACCCTCTGGACAAAGAAACAACAGCAATTTACAATGCTTGATGAAATATACATAGCGGTCAAATGACAACATACACCTTACTTTGCTGAACAAGGAAGAAATACGAGCTTTGCCAAAAAAATTTAGTGATATTTTGAAATCCCAAACTGTAGATAACATACAAACTACAGGACAGACAGTTGATTTTTGAATCTAAAAGTAAATCAAACTAAGGAAGATATGGCTTCATAATGGTGAAACTTGTGGCACTAAACTCATCATTTAGAGcaattcaaaacaagtttAGCAACTACGAACAATATGtgataaatttttatagcTTCAGTACAACAGTTGGCAGAAAACTACTAGATTAGTAAATATGAAACTGAAAAAGAGAAGTCAAAGTGCCTTTGAGATTACTGTATCCTGATAACCAAATTCATTTGGATTGCCTTTTTTTTGCCACTTCAGCATTCCATGTTTTCTCAAATAAAGAGTAGTGGTAAATAAGATTGTGCAGGTATACCAGGCTTACACATCATACTGTAACACCAGAATCCCAAGAATTCAGAACACAAACATCCAATATACCATTCCAATCACATGCTTCCGTTGTCAAAAAAAGAAGtgccaaacaaaaaaaaattattataaaaatgtaatatgttaGCCAATGatagttttattatataatcatatttagCATCCAAAAAATTGACATAACTTCACCAAACAGATATTAATGCAAAATTTCCACCATATCAAGGCAATAACTGAACCAACTGATATCTACTTAGAAAAGCATCAGCAAAAGGCTTATATTATATTCAACTCAAAATTGTATTGAATATGCAATTCTTCATTACTCAATTATCAAGCAAAACAAGAATATTATGCATGCCACTTAGGAGCTGATTTTTGTCATGAAATCAGAAACAAAGAATCCTTACATTACCTGGATCCTAGCAAGAGCTGTGGATGCCTCAACAGCTCGATGCTCCAATTCCACTTCCCTTTCCATGGCAGCcttttccataaaaaaatagagattATTAGAGTGCAAGATAACAACAACagattaataaataaaataaatgttcCAAGTATAGACCATTTTAGTAGCATTATGGGCTGCACGTTCTTCTTCTGCTCTCCTTTCTGCGGAAGCCAGCTCCTCACGTAGGGCCTAAGAAGAAGCATAGAAATAATTTAACAAGGTCATAATGAAACAATAATTTATGTGtttgtatgtgtgtgtgttgAGTAAATACACATGCATGTGCAAGGATATGATAACAATCTAATTTAAAATcgtaaaagaaagaaaggatcAATTAGTTTACCTGCATCATCCTTGTCTCTGTTAATTCCCTGTTTCTCATAATAGACTCCATATTTGCCTGATGGTATGCAATCAAAAGTTTTAACAAACATCAGATAATCAAAAGATGCAAGTCAAGAACTCATATTGATTATCCGTAGAAGAGAGGGAAAATGTCTAAATGTAGAGGTAAAAATAAAGGAGTATATAGTAACTAAAAAGAGTGAAACAAAAGCAGACATGCATATTACAATTTGCTTAGGTTTGTTGCAGCAATGAGCAGACATGCATGATAAAACCTAAAAAGCTTATAGTAAACTCATGAATGAGCTGAGTTTTGTTATAACAGACATAAAATAAGCTCTTTAAGTATTCTATCATGACAAAAGCATGAATAACAGAAGTAAGTGGCAGGATctatatctttttatttagcTTATAAAGCTCTTAATTGTCAGATCTACAGAATCTGTTGTAATAGGAATTAtcacttttaaaataaaccaCATAAATCCACCCAccaaatcaaacaatttatAGCCACAATGTATATTGCATGCTTGACAATTGTTGCAGTGATTATTTCAGTTGGTAATAAGGTCTTCTAGAacataatttcaaattagaaattaaaaatattactttagATGAAGTACTAAGTAGAGACCACATTTATGTAAGATATAGCATTTTGGGAAAAGAGGGGCTAGATAATCAACAATAACTGAATATAGTTCTAGAGTCAAACCTGCACTGATGCCAGATTTCCTTCTGATAAAGCAGCTTGTTTCTTAAGTGCATCCAGTGAATTGGCAAGTGCCTCAATCTCAGAGTTCTTTGCCGCCAAAGCCTCAAGCATATTTGACTCTACCCTTGTTACTTCACTCTTAGATACAGATAAATCTTGCTGTAGTTGTTTTATACGAGCCTCATAAGATTTACTCAGCTCTCTCTGTCAAGGGAGCAATTTAGTATTAAAAAAGTACTTCAACAGCATTCATGACAAGCATAACTATAACTTGAAAATTGATCCAAAAGGAGAAAAGGGAAAGAATGATTTACCTCAGCAATTAGAAGCTCCTCAAGCTGTGCGTTCTCAGATTTATATTCTTGAAGACGGGATGAAAGTCCAGCACAAACCTGGGAATCAGTGTAGAACAATTTGGTATAAATACCAATATACAAATTTAGgaaacaaagagaaagaaaggggaaaaaatGCAGAAGTCTAATCTGTGAGCGATTACTTAGAAGGAGGTATAAAAACACTCCCGATCTTTCGCAAGTTCAGCTgattcaatttaaaacttactctttttatgaaaacaatttttttgaacAAGATTATTCTTCCAAGCATTTGACAGAATTATTCTCAAGTTTCTGCCTAATTGCTGGATGAACACATTTATGATTCAGATCAATTATGTACTAAATGCActaaaagcataaaaaataaataacagcAAAATAGATGCTTACATAACCCATTAACAGacttcaaaaaaaagaaacaaatattgaCAGTTTCAACGCAAGAGTGCAGCTTGTTCtgattaataacaaaattatataGAGGACACTCCATTATATGCCATCCCACTCACGTATCCCTTATGGTCGGTTACTGAACTCTTCTTCTTTAAGAGCAGtacataagaatgatgctcacTTCTTCATATACAATTTAGTCTCAATATTCTTCTGAAAAAGAAACACCAATAAATTCAGAGAGCTTACCCGAGCTAGTCTTGCCTCTTTTGATTGACCAGTGGGATTTGTAGTTTTAAGCAGTCCTTGAGCCTAGAAAAAAACTAAAGGACTAGTGAATAAAGCATTTAGATGGAAGACACAGGAGAAGATTCAAGGAATCAACTATAATTTCAGCTTGTGTATATTTGTCACCTCATCAAGTTGGTCCTGGACTTTCATTGCAGGAGTATCAGCTTTTTGCTCTTGTGGCTTCATTTGATTCACAGGAGTTTCAACTTTAACATCATCTTCTTTTACTTGAGCTTCAGTGTTAACAGGAGAATCAGAAACTACAGGTTGTGACCTCTCTTGGTCAGTCTTCATAGGAACATCTGCACTTTCAAAATCAATGTTTTGGCCACCATTGGCTAAATAATCTTCACTAACAACCTCCATTTCTTTGGCAGCTAAAGGTGAAGAAGGTTGCTCTGCATGAACATCAGAAGCATTCTCATTGAGAAGCTCGCCATTTGAAGTTGACAATGAAGCTTCTGCATTGCTAACAATTGCAGAGATTTCTTCCTGATCAGCATCACGTATAACCACATTGGTTTCCAATGGTTCAGAAGGAATTCTAGCGGTATCTTTCTCACTGCTGCTGTACTGCTCACTACTTGTCTGGACCAAAGACTTAGCAATAGGGTTTCCCTCATTGTCAGAAGAAAAAGTACCCTTATCTTTATCAGGTGTTATGCCTGATTGTAATACTTTTGAACTTGTTTGTTCACGTACAGTATCACTAGGTTTCGGAGATTTAGTTGCAGAAAGTCTTTTTTGAGCctgcaaacaagtaaaatcataaaatgaaatttatttttataaaatattacttaaaATGAATATACTTAAAACTAATCTGAGGTTGTATGCTTGTAATACCTTTGTCCTTGACTTTGTCTCTTTTGCTGAAGAACCTAGCACATTAGAAGCTTTTACAATTAGAAGCTTTTACAATTAGAAGGGGGGGATAAAAATGTGTCTATGAGACTGAGATAGggtgagaaagagagagagaagcaGATATTGCAAGTCAAAGAGCAAAATAGAAGATAGCTCGGTGTTATTACAATAAGCCTCTTAGACAAGAATAAAAGACTtcaataagattttatttttcacctcAGAATTCAAGCTGATGTTAtaattttctggttttttatatttttattcaacaaATTACCAGATTCTGATTACCATGAAGCTTGACATATCCAATTTTCACCTCTTCAGGGAAGAAAATTCAAGTTAGATTTCTCTTCTTCTCAACCATGCATCAAGTTCCAAATAAAATTTCACTTTAATTTCCAGCAGAAATGGAAAAGGAGCGCATCAAAAATCCTGCATATTGTTATTAAGTTCAGCCAAACTTTAATATTCAAGGCAATTTTTGTATTGGTGCAATCAAggcaatttttttattggtgCCAATAGATAATAAATGACTAGTAAAAATTACTAACCTAAGGTTCACGTAAGGATGGTCCTAAAAAGAATATctatttatattgattttatCTGACTAAGCAAATGACCCAATATGAGATGGCCAGTCTAATTGCTACTGAGGCATAATCTCATAATAAACCAACAGACTTTTATAACTTAAGTCTTGCTATTAGACTAACTCTCTGTTGATATAACCATGAATAGGAAATTGAAGCACATAGACACCAAACTACGTCTTTAACATTGATTTACAAATGAAAATAATCCCTAGATTTTGAAGTATCCTCACCTTGTGACTGAGAATCAGATTGCTCCTCTGACAGTTCACTAACAACCAGCTTTGCTCTTCGATCTACAACTTCAAATAAATCTGGCCCAAAATACTTCCTTCAATTATTATCAAATCACAGAAAAGGAAATGTGAATGCTAATTTTACTGATGGATAGCAAGCATTGCCTGGAGGA from Theobroma cacao cultivar B97-61/B2 chromosome 9, Criollo_cocoa_genome_V2, whole genome shotgun sequence harbors:
- the LOC18588524 gene encoding golgin candidate 1 isoform X1, producing the protein MASWLKAAEDLFEVVDRRAKLVVSELSEEQSDSQSQGSSAKETKSRTKAQKRLSATKSPKPSDTVREQTSSKVLQSGITPDKDKGTFSSDNEGNPIAKSLVQTSSEQYSSSEKDTARIPSEPLETNVVIRDADQEEISAIVSNAEASLSTSNGELLNENASDVHAEQPSSPLAAKEMEVVSEDYLANGGQNIDFESADVPMKTDQERSQPVVSDSPVNTEAQVKEDDVKVETPVNQMKPQEQKADTPAMKVQDQLDEAQGLLKTTNPTGQSKEARLARVCAGLSSRLQEYKSENAQLEELLIAERELSKSYEARIKQLQQDLSVSKSEVTRVESNMLEALAAKNSEIEALANSLDALKKQAALSEGNLASVQANMESIMRNRELTETRMMQALREELASAERRAEEERAAHNATKMAAMEREVELEHRAVEASTALARIQRVADERTTKAAELEQKVALLEVECATLNQELQDMEARARRGQKKSPDEANQMIQMQAWQEEVERARQGQRDAESKLSSLEVEVQKMRVEMAAMKRDAEHYSRQEHMELEKRYRELTDLLYYKQTQLETMASEKAAAEFQLEKEIKRLQEAQVEVERSRVPRRASSSWEEDTEIKALEPLPLHHRHMATASIQLQKAAKLLDSGAVRATRFLWRYPTARIILLFYLVFVHLFLMYLLHHLQEQADNLAAREVAESMGLANPNLP
- the LOC18588524 gene encoding golgin candidate 1 isoform X2 — translated: MASWLKAAEDLFEVVDRRAKLVVSELSEEQSDSQSQGSSAKETKSRTKAQKRLSATKSPKPSDTVREQTSSKVLQSGITPDKDKGTFSSDNEGNPIAKSLVQTSSEQYSSSEKDTARIPSEPLETNVVIRDADQEEISAIVSNAEASLSTSNGELLNENASDVHAEQPSSPLAAKEMEVVSEDYLANGGQNIDFESADVPMKTDQERSQPVVSDSPVNTEAQVKEDDVKVETPVNQMKPQEQKADTPAMKVQDQLDEAQGLLKTTNPTGQSKEARLARVCAGLSSRLQEYKSENAQLEELLIAERELSKSYEARIKQLQQDLSVSKSEVTRVESNMLEALAAKNSEIEALANSLDALKKQAALSEGNLASVQANMESIMRNRELTETRMMQALREELASAERRAEEERAAHNATKMAAMEREVELEHRAVEASTALARIQRVADERTTKAAELEQKVALLEVECATLNQELQDMEARARRGQKKSPDEANQMIQAWQEEVERARQGQRDAESKLSSLEVEVQKMRVEMAAMKRDAEHYSRQEHMELEKRYRELTDLLYYKQTQLETMASEKAAAEFQLEKEIKRLQEAQVEVERSRVPRRASSSWEEDTEIKALEPLPLHHRHMATASIQLQKAAKLLDSGAVRATRFLWRYPTARIILLFYLVFVHLFLMYLLHHLQEQADNLAAREVAESMGLANPNLP